One Roseburia rectibacter DNA window includes the following coding sequences:
- a CDS encoding Ig-like domain-containing protein has protein sequence MCIWKTVKDKAPVVVSVDKTALNAQIAKAEKINASDYTEESYKVFAEALAAAKEVAANEKATQDEIDAVTERLAAAVGNLKEKTADTEKPADTEKPGDTEKPADTEKPGDTEKPDNIKKPADTEKPDNTKKNVKVQKITITPGQYSLAVGKKLTLKATVGPKKATNKKVVWSSSNTKYATVNSKGVVTAKKAGAGKTVTITAKAADGSGVRAKAKIRIMKHTVTKITLQAKAKTVKAGKKITVYARVKTNGKKANSKIEWTSSNNKYATVNSKGVVTAKKAGIGKTVTITAKATDGSGKKATIKIKIKK, from the coding sequence ATGTGCATCTGGAAGACAGTAAAAGATAAGGCACCGGTCGTCGTTTCGGTTGATAAGACAGCATTAAATGCGCAGATTGCCAAAGCTGAAAAAATAAATGCATCAGACTATACAGAAGAAAGCTATAAAGTTTTTGCTGAGGCACTTGCAGCAGCAAAAGAGGTGGCAGCAAACGAAAAGGCAACGCAGGATGAGATTGATGCGGTTACAGAAAGATTAGCTGCAGCAGTCGGTAATCTGAAAGAAAAAACAGCGGATACAGAAAAACCAGCGGATACAGAAAAGCCAGGTGATACAGAAAAACCGGCAGATACAGAAAAGCCAGGTGATACAGAAAAACCGGACAATATAAAGAAACCGGCGGATACAGAGAAACCAGATAATACAAAGAAAAACGTGAAAGTACAGAAAATTACGATCACACCGGGACAGTATTCTCTGGCAGTTGGGAAAAAACTGACCCTGAAGGCAACCGTTGGCCCGAAGAAAGCGACGAATAAAAAAGTTGTATGGTCATCTTCGAATACGAAATATGCGACGGTAAACAGCAAAGGTGTTGTGACAGCAAAGAAAGCCGGAGCAGGAAAAACAGTTACGATCACGGCAAAAGCAGCGGATGGAAGCGGTGTTCGTGCCAAAGCCAAGATCAGGATCATGAAACATACAGTTACAAAGATCACATTACAGGCAAAAGCTAAAACAGTGAAAGCCGGTAAGAAGATAACTGTGTATGCAAGAGTAAAAACAAATGGAAAGAAAGCCAATTCAAAGATTGAATGGACTTCTTCAAACAACAAATATGCGACAGTAAACAGCAAAGGTGTTGTGACGGCAAAGAAAGCCGGAATTGGAAAAACAGTTACGATCACGGCAAAAGCAACCGATGGAAGTGGTAAGAAAGCAACCATAAAAATCAAGATCAAAAAATAA
- a CDS encoding helix-turn-helix domain-containing protein, with amino-acid sequence MTFGENLQFLLEERDITQKDFASMLNIARTTLNGYIKSNHEPDFETVKAMAGALHVSTDCLLGYTSPDTPTSKEFMLINKLRQMTPEQRNIIYDLVLVIDRRSGKN; translated from the coding sequence ATGACATTTGGAGAAAATCTGCAATTTTTACTCGAAGAACGCGACATTACCCAAAAAGATTTTGCTTCCATGCTAAACATTGCAAGGACAACATTAAACGGCTACATCAAAAGCAATCATGAACCGGATTTTGAAACTGTAAAAGCTATGGCTGGTGCCCTGCATGTCTCCACAGACTGCCTTTTAGGCTACACTTCTCCAGATACCCCGACTTCTAAAGAATTTATGCTGATAAACAAACTTCGTCAGATGACACCGGAACAACGCAATATCATCTACGATCTTGTCCTCGTCATTGACCGTCGTTCTGGAAAAAATTAA
- a CDS encoding glycoside hydrolase family 3 C-terminal domain-containing protein yields the protein MELNHNKEKLDNYRKRAAELVGKMTLEEKVAQTLYQAPAVERLNIKAYNWWNEALHGVARAGTATVFPQAIGLAATFDEDLLEQVGDAVSTEARAKFNMQQEGKDTDIYKGLTFWAPNVNIFRDPRWGRGHETFGEDPYLTSRLGVRYIEGLQGHDENYLKAAACAKHFAVHSGPEVVRHEFDAKVTEQDLRETYLPAFEACVKEGKVEAVMGAYNRTNGVPCCGNKRLLNDILRKEWGFLGHVTSDCWAIRDFHEGHHVTSTAIESVAMAMNNGCDLNCGTLFGFLVQAVRQGLVKEERLDEAVTNLFTARMKLGVFDKKEENPYDKIPYLAADSKEMRTFNEAVAKRTIVLLKNKEHILPLDKNKIKTIGVIGPNADSRRALVGNYEGTASRYITVLEGIEDYVGDDVRVLYSEGCHLYKDRTSNLAQENDRMSEVLGVCKESDVVIAVLGLDAGIEGEEGDAGNEYGSGDKPDLNLPGLQEEILEAAVSCGKPVVLVLLSGSALAVSWADEHVDAIIQGWYPGARGGAAIADILFGEANPEGKLPVTFYRTTEELPEFENYSMKGRTYRYMKQEALYPFGYGLSYTEYTYQNIRFLEQRPKTSDGVTIGVSVKNTGKMDGIETVQVYVKAEHSDMPYGQLKKIVKLPLHAGEEKEIHIRLEPEAFMLYDEKGKKILPSGNFRIFVGGMQPDTRSERLAGKTVKSLILE from the coding sequence ATGGAACTGAATCATAATAAAGAAAAACTTGACAATTATAGAAAACGTGCGGCAGAATTGGTCGGTAAAATGACACTGGAAGAAAAAGTGGCACAGACCCTGTATCAGGCACCGGCGGTGGAACGGTTAAATATAAAGGCATATAACTGGTGGAACGAGGCACTGCATGGTGTGGCAAGAGCCGGCACAGCAACAGTATTTCCGCAGGCGATCGGTCTGGCTGCAACTTTTGACGAAGATCTGTTAGAACAGGTCGGGGATGCGGTGTCAACGGAGGCAAGAGCCAAATTTAATATGCAGCAGGAAGGAAAAGATACAGATATTTATAAAGGCCTGACTTTCTGGGCGCCGAATGTCAATATTTTCCGCGATCCAAGATGGGGCAGGGGACATGAGACTTTTGGGGAAGATCCGTATCTGACCAGCCGTCTTGGAGTACGGTATATTGAAGGCTTACAGGGACATGATGAAAATTATTTAAAAGCGGCTGCATGTGCGAAACATTTTGCAGTTCACAGCGGACCGGAGGTGGTGCGTCATGAATTTGATGCCAAGGTGACGGAACAGGATTTAAGGGAAACATATCTGCCGGCATTTGAAGCATGTGTAAAAGAAGGAAAAGTAGAAGCAGTAATGGGGGCCTATAACCGGACAAATGGAGTTCCGTGCTGTGGAAACAAACGTCTGCTGAACGATATTCTGCGAAAAGAATGGGGATTTTTGGGACATGTGACATCTGACTGCTGGGCAATCAGGGATTTTCATGAAGGACATCATGTTACAAGCACCGCGATCGAATCGGTTGCGATGGCAATGAATAATGGCTGTGACTTAAACTGCGGTACATTGTTTGGCTTTCTGGTTCAGGCGGTAAGACAGGGACTGGTCAAAGAAGAACGTTTAGATGAGGCTGTCACAAATCTTTTTACGGCAAGAATGAAACTGGGTGTGTTCGATAAAAAAGAAGAAAACCCATATGATAAAATTCCTTATCTTGCCGCAGACAGCAAAGAAATGAGAACTTTCAATGAAGCAGTAGCAAAACGCACGATTGTCCTGTTAAAAAATAAGGAGCATATATTACCGCTTGATAAAAATAAAATAAAAACGATCGGTGTGATCGGGCCGAATGCAGACAGCAGACGTGCGTTAGTTGGCAATTATGAGGGAACTGCGTCACGTTACATTACTGTGTTAGAGGGAATTGAAGATTATGTCGGCGATGATGTGAGGGTGCTCTATTCAGAGGGATGTCATCTTTATAAGGATCGTACCAGCAATCTGGCACAGGAGAATGACCGCATGTCGGAAGTGCTTGGTGTATGTAAAGAGAGTGATGTGGTTATTGCAGTACTTGGGCTCGATGCAGGTATTGAGGGAGAAGAAGGAGATGCAGGCAATGAGTATGGCAGTGGTGACAAACCGGATCTGAATCTTCCGGGACTACAGGAGGAAATTTTAGAAGCAGCAGTATCCTGTGGCAAACCTGTTGTTTTAGTCCTGTTATCAGGAAGCGCGCTTGCGGTAAGCTGGGCGGATGAACATGTGGATGCGATCATACAGGGATGGTATCCGGGCGCAAGAGGCGGAGCGGCGATTGCAGATATTTTGTTTGGAGAAGCAAATCCGGAAGGAAAACTGCCGGTCACATTTTACCGTACCACGGAAGAACTGCCGGAGTTTGAAAACTATTCCATGAAGGGAAGAACTTACCGTTATATGAAACAGGAGGCATTATATCCGTTTGGCTATGGACTTTCCTATACGGAGTATACGTATCAGAATATCAGGTTTTTAGAGCAGAGACCAAAGACCTCTGATGGGGTAACGATCGGTGTGTCCGTAAAAAATACCGGAAAAATGGATGGTATCGAGACGGTACAGGTTTACGTGAAGGCAGAACATTCTGATATGCCATATGGACAGTTGAAAAAGATCGTAAAACTTCCACTTCACGCAGGAGAAGAAAAAGAAATTCACATCCGCTTAGAACCGGAGGCGTTTATGCTGTATGATGAGAAAGGAAAGAAGATCCTGCCGTCTGGAAACTTCCGGATATTTGTCGGAGGTATGCAGCCGGATACGCGTAGCGAGAGGCTTGCCGGAAAAACGGTAAAAAGTCTGATACTGGAATAA
- a CDS encoding CHAP domain-containing protein encodes MKKAKRIFTILMALIVFISSMAASDITVKAAEETQETDYKSISEPNWYGGAYSTNNPFAWSNQYYGQCTWYAWGRAYELTGVALNECTGNAAKWYNAAKNAGRSVGSTPKANSIAVFGTSAGYGHVGYVEAVNGDTVTLSESNNSAYGKVTTGYVNSLAEGITYYCGAHNFSSSKLKNRYSGEWLIGYIYLVNDPDPGSLSIYAKTTYYTDEDVTVSWNTPANTASYGFTLRYNPKSGDDLIDHYVTGNSYNIGKLGTGNYRLWMKPYSANGTGGKAVYVDFSVTNRPVTYVTGITLNQSSLSLKVGQTATLTASVQPGNATNKNVTWTSSNSGVVSVSNGTVKAVSAGSATITAKAADGSGKTASCKVTVTKTHTHQYAAKVTKAATCKEEGIKTYTCSCGSTYTEKIAKTAHKVVKDAAIAATCTTAGRTEGSHCSVCGTVITPTTVIPAKGHTITRTVTVKATTQKDGSITKTCGVCGATEKTAIYRPAQIALAKKSYTYNGQEQKPSVVLWDSKGNQIGTTNYTVAYSNNRNVGKAKITVTLSGNYFGTLTKTFNICPSKTEIVKLTRKSKGFQVKWKKQSNQTSGYEIQYSDNSKFSKNRTKRVDISKKTAVSKDVKKLKAKKKYYVRVRTYKKVKVNGKTTKIYSGWSKVKMVVTK; translated from the coding sequence ATGAAAAAAGCAAAACGGATCTTTACAATTTTAATGGCACTGATCGTATTCATCAGCAGTATGGCAGCTTCTGATATTACGGTCAAAGCGGCAGAAGAAACACAGGAAACGGATTATAAAAGTATTTCGGAGCCAAATTGGTATGGAGGAGCATATAGTACCAATAACCCGTTTGCGTGGAGTAATCAGTATTATGGTCAGTGTACATGGTATGCGTGGGGAAGAGCATATGAACTGACAGGCGTGGCATTAAATGAATGTACGGGAAACGCTGCAAAATGGTATAATGCCGCAAAAAATGCAGGACGTTCCGTCGGCAGTACTCCAAAGGCAAATTCAATCGCAGTATTTGGAACAAGTGCAGGATATGGACATGTTGGATATGTGGAAGCGGTAAATGGTGATACAGTGACATTGTCAGAATCTAATAATAGTGCATATGGAAAAGTGACTACAGGTTATGTAAATTCACTTGCAGAAGGAATCACATATTATTGTGGTGCACATAATTTCTCATCGAGCAAGTTGAAGAACAGGTATAGCGGAGAATGGCTGATCGGATATATTTATCTTGTAAATGATCCTGATCCGGGCAGTCTGTCAATTTATGCTAAAACAACTTATTATACGGATGAGGATGTAACTGTTTCATGGAATACACCGGCAAACACTGCCTCGTATGGTTTTACACTGCGCTACAATCCAAAGAGCGGGGATGATCTGATTGACCACTATGTAACGGGAAACAGCTACAATATAGGAAAACTCGGTACAGGAAACTATCGTCTATGGATGAAACCGTACAGTGCCAATGGAACAGGTGGAAAGGCAGTTTATGTTGATTTTAGTGTGACGAACCGCCCTGTCACCTATGTGACGGGAATTACATTAAATCAAAGTTCACTCTCATTAAAAGTTGGTCAGACAGCGACACTCACGGCATCTGTGCAGCCGGGGAATGCCACGAATAAAAATGTGACATGGACATCTTCTAATTCGGGAGTCGTGTCAGTATCTAATGGAACGGTAAAAGCTGTTTCAGCGGGAAGTGCAACCATAACGGCAAAAGCTGCAGATGGAAGTGGAAAGACTGCGTCCTGTAAAGTGACTGTTACAAAAACACATACACATCAGTATGCTGCAAAAGTGACGAAAGCGGCTACATGTAAAGAAGAAGGAATAAAAACCTATACATGTTCCTGTGGAAGTACCTATACAGAAAAAATTGCCAAAACTGCACATAAGGTGGTAAAAGATGCAGCAATTGCAGCAACCTGTACAACTGCAGGCAGAACAGAGGGAAGTCATTGTTCAGTGTGTGGGACAGTAATTACTCCAACGACAGTAATACCTGCGAAAGGGCACACAATTACTCGAACGGTGACAGTCAAAGCAACAACACAGAAGGACGGAAGTATCACAAAAACCTGTGGTGTTTGTGGTGCAACGGAGAAGACTGCGATTTACCGCCCGGCACAGATCGCACTGGCAAAGAAGTCTTATACTTACAATGGACAGGAGCAGAAACCGTCTGTCGTATTGTGGGATAGTAAGGGAAATCAGATTGGAACGACAAATTATACGGTGGCTTACAGTAATAACAGAAATGTCGGAAAGGCAAAAATTACGGTTACATTGTCTGGAAATTATTTTGGTACGCTGACAAAAACATTTAATATTTGTCCTTCAAAAACAGAGATCGTAAAACTTACACGAAAATCAAAAGGATTTCAGGTAAAATGGAAAAAACAGTCCAATCAGACCAGTGGATATGAAATCCAGTATTCGGATAACAGTAAATTCTCTAAAAACAGGACAAAAAGGGTTGATATTTCCAAGAAAACTGCTGTATCAAAAGACGTGAAAAAACTGAAGGCAAAGAAGAAATATTATGTTCGTGTCCGTACGTATAAAAAAGTAAAAGTGAACGGAAAGACAACAAAGATATACTCTGGCTGGTCAAAAGTGAAAATGGTTGTGACGAAGTAA
- a CDS encoding beta-galactosidase, which yields MKTEKLYFGAAYYSEYLPYDRVEKDMEMMEKAGMNVIRIAESTWSTLEPKEGVYDFTHIDKMLDAAARHHISVIVGTPTYAVPTWLVKKYPDILAITQNGRERYGHRQNMDITNPDYLSHAERVIRVLMEHVKDVPHVIGYQLDNETKSYGTAGPRVQAMFVDYLKEKFPDINDFNHEFGLDYWSNRVNDWDDFPDVRGTINQSLAAEFCKFQRSLVTKFLGWQADIVREYKRDDQFITQNFDFAWTTHSIGYQPEVDQYDAARCMTVAGADIYHPSNEELTGAEITVCGNISRSLKKDNYLILETEAQGMTPWLPYPGQLRLQAYSHIANGSNSVMYWHWHSIHNAIESYWKGVLSHDFSENETYREAVVIGNEWKKIGSHLKNLKKENKVAIMLDNASLTGFAQFPLENTGVNGYNTVMRWFADALYRLNIEYDMISSKERDFSGYECLIVPALYSAPESLLSALNSYVAGGGHLITSFRSGFSDEYLKIYPDMQPHMLHKCLGLHYDQFTHPHHVDIAPVQNNISAIAKEHFAISDDHSASLCASASEWMELITCDTAIPVLKYSHPAYERYAAAAINQYGNGSTLYFGTMFDNHELLESVLLSFLLKAGFSGGNLSSGAPHYPLIVKKGVNDFGKELCYYLNYSKDPVSVVHHEKNGVELISETAIACGDKINLDGWGVAVVEM from the coding sequence ATGAAAACAGAAAAACTTTATTTTGGAGCTGCATACTATTCCGAATATCTACCATATGACCGTGTGGAAAAAGATATGGAGATGATGGAAAAAGCAGGGATGAATGTCATCCGTATCGCAGAATCGACCTGGAGCACTTTAGAGCCAAAAGAAGGGGTGTATGATTTTACACATATTGATAAAATGTTAGACGCTGCTGCACGCCACCATATTTCCGTGATCGTCGGAACACCGACCTATGCCGTACCGACATGGCTGGTAAAAAAATATCCGGATATCCTTGCGATCACACAGAATGGCCGCGAACGATACGGTCACCGTCAGAATATGGATATCACAAACCCTGATTATCTCTCCCATGCCGAACGCGTGATCCGCGTTCTGATGGAGCACGTGAAGGATGTACCACATGTGATCGGCTATCAGCTTGATAATGAGACCAAAAGTTATGGAACTGCCGGTCCCCGTGTTCAGGCAATGTTTGTAGATTATTTAAAAGAAAAGTTTCCGGATATCAATGATTTTAACCATGAGTTCGGACTTGATTACTGGAGCAACCGTGTAAATGACTGGGATGACTTTCCGGATGTCAGAGGTACGATCAACCAGAGTCTTGCCGCAGAATTTTGTAAATTCCAGCGCTCGCTTGTCACAAAATTTCTGGGCTGGCAGGCTGATATTGTCCGCGAATATAAACGTGATGACCAGTTTATCACCCAGAACTTTGATTTTGCATGGACAACCCATTCCATCGGTTATCAGCCTGAAGTGGATCAGTACGATGCCGCCCGCTGCATGACAGTTGCAGGTGCCGATATTTATCATCCATCCAACGAGGAACTGACTGGTGCTGAGATCACCGTATGCGGAAATATCTCACGCAGCCTGAAAAAAGATAATTATCTGATCTTAGAGACCGAAGCCCAGGGAATGACTCCATGGCTTCCTTATCCGGGACAGCTCCGTCTTCAGGCATACAGTCATATCGCAAATGGATCAAACAGTGTAATGTACTGGCACTGGCATTCAATTCACAATGCGATTGAAAGCTACTGGAAAGGCGTACTCTCCCACGATTTTTCAGAAAATGAAACTTACCGCGAGGCTGTTGTTATCGGAAATGAATGGAAAAAGATCGGTTCTCACTTAAAGAACCTGAAAAAAGAAAATAAGGTCGCTATCATGCTTGACAATGCTTCTCTGACCGGATTCGCACAGTTTCCTCTGGAAAATACAGGTGTAAACGGCTACAACACTGTAATGCGCTGGTTTGCAGATGCCCTCTACCGCTTAAATATTGAGTATGATATGATTTCATCTAAAGAACGTGATTTTTCCGGTTATGAATGTCTGATCGTACCGGCACTCTACAGCGCACCAGAATCACTGCTCTCTGCACTGAATTCCTATGTAGCAGGCGGCGGACACCTGATCACATCCTTCCGCAGCGGTTTCTCGGATGAATATTTAAAAATTTATCCGGATATGCAGCCACATATGCTGCATAAATGTCTGGGACTTCATTATGACCAGTTTACACATCCGCATCATGTGGACATAGCACCGGTTCAGAATAACATCTCTGCGATCGCCAAAGAACACTTTGCAATCTCCGATGACCATTCTGCTTCCCTATGTGCTTCTGCAAGTGAATGGATGGAGCTTATCACCTGTGATACCGCCATACCGGTATTAAAATACAGCCATCCGGCATACGAACGCTATGCTGCTGCAGCAATAAATCAGTATGGTAATGGTTCGACACTTTATTTTGGAACGATGTTTGATAATCATGAACTGTTAGAATCCGTGCTTTTATCATTCCTGCTTAAAGCCGGTTTTTCGGGTGGAAATCTGTCATCCGGTGCACCGCATTATCCACTGATCGTAAAGAAGGGTGTCAACGATTTTGGCAAAGAATTGTGCTACTACCTGAATTACTCAAAAGATCCGGTTTCTGTGGTTCATCACGAAAAAAACGGTGTGGAATTGATTTCTGAAACGGCTATTGCCTGTGGAGATAAGATCAATCTCGACGGATGGGGTGTTGCCGTAGTTGAGATGTAA
- a CDS encoding NPCBM/NEW2 domain-containing protein has protein sequence MKQILKRFGAGMLAIILLAGVVFGPGSSTTVAAAKKDKTKPNVVLYLNKTGYTRGNVYIQVQAKDKSGIKSILIKKGKISKSNARYWKKASNITKAKKKKVTSNATYSVKVTDKAGNVTIKRITVTNIDKKKPTVKLSQSVVSGGVLISVSASDASGIKSVKWIKGAISDASSAKFNQAYNITKVRKFTVTQNGYYTVQAVDRVGNKSVAQIYVVAKQALYDLEEYHGYKLNRRTTVKDSLGRSYTNALVLETSWGEHESTYFLDGKYQYIEGDIACCHGSDPTDALLQIYADDILLYTSETIIATQEHKHFKVDIGNARFIKIKITDAGEDLWDSSEYILANCYLYN, from the coding sequence ATGAAACAGATTTTAAAAAGATTTGGCGCAGGAATGTTGGCAATCATACTGTTAGCTGGTGTTGTTTTCGGACCGGGAAGTTCAACGACGGTAGCAGCCGCAAAAAAGGATAAGACAAAGCCGAATGTTGTTTTGTATCTGAACAAGACAGGATATACAAGAGGAAATGTATATATTCAGGTACAGGCGAAGGATAAGTCCGGGATCAAAAGTATTTTGATCAAAAAAGGCAAAATTTCAAAAAGCAATGCGCGTTATTGGAAAAAGGCGTCGAATATAACAAAGGCGAAAAAGAAAAAGGTAACTTCAAATGCTACCTATTCTGTAAAAGTTACCGACAAAGCAGGAAATGTAACGATCAAAAGAATTACGGTAACAAATATTGATAAGAAAAAACCGACTGTAAAACTTAGCCAGTCCGTTGTGAGTGGTGGAGTGCTGATCTCCGTGTCTGCATCTGATGCCAGTGGAATCAAGAGCGTAAAATGGATCAAAGGTGCGATCAGTGATGCATCCAGTGCAAAGTTCAATCAGGCATATAACATTACAAAAGTCCGCAAATTTACGGTAACACAGAATGGATATTATACGGTACAGGCGGTAGACCGTGTGGGAAATAAATCGGTGGCACAGATTTATGTGGTGGCGAAGCAGGCGTTGTATGATTTGGAGGAGTATCATGGATATAAATTGAATCGAAGAACAACCGTAAAAGACAGTTTGGGAAGAAGTTATACAAATGCTTTAGTTTTAGAAACTTCTTGGGGAGAGCATGAATCAACATATTTTCTGGATGGAAAGTATCAGTATATAGAGGGAGATATTGCCTGCTGCCATGGGTCAGATCCAACAGATGCTTTGTTGCAGATTTATGCAGATGATATATTGCTTTACACATCGGAAACAATTATAGCAACACAGGAACATAAGCACTTTAAAGTAGATATTGGAAATGCCAGATTTATTAAAATTAAAATAACGGATGCGGGTGAAGATCTTTGGGATAGCAGTGAATATATCCTCGCTAATTGTTACCTGTACAATTAA
- a CDS encoding inositol monophosphatase family protein: MNIDTQKVIEIVKKVKPLFSDREGSSNIKVKGVADFVTQIDFKVQEQVKQALYELYPDIQFMGEEKDNGDIDFSGDVWILDPVDGTTNLIHDFRNSTLSLALARNGILTFGIIYHPYSDEIFVAERQKGAWLNGNQISVSSRGKFSECLISIGTSPYHHELAKENFKVFEKVFTDCADIRRLGSAALELAYVAAGRIDAYFERSLKPWDYAAGMLLVEEAGGKVTDYKGNPVDITGNSDIVASSQTIGKILVRKYL, translated from the coding sequence ATGAATATTGATACACAAAAGGTTATAGAGATCGTAAAAAAGGTAAAACCATTATTTTCAGACCGGGAGGGGTCATCAAATATCAAGGTGAAGGGTGTAGCAGATTTTGTGACACAGATTGATTTTAAAGTGCAGGAACAGGTGAAGCAGGCACTTTATGAATTGTATCCGGATATACAGTTTATGGGAGAAGAGAAGGATAACGGTGACATAGATTTTTCGGGTGACGTCTGGATCTTAGATCCGGTGGATGGGACAACAAATCTTATCCATGATTTTCGGAACAGTACACTCTCACTGGCACTTGCGAGAAATGGTATACTTACATTTGGAATCATATATCATCCGTATTCCGATGAAATCTTTGTAGCAGAACGGCAAAAAGGGGCCTGGTTAAATGGAAATCAGATATCGGTCAGCAGCAGGGGAAAATTTTCGGAGTGTCTGATTTCTATCGGAACAAGTCCGTATCATCATGAACTTGCAAAAGAAAATTTTAAAGTTTTTGAAAAGGTATTTACAGATTGCGCAGACATCAGAAGACTTGGCTCTGCGGCATTAGAACTTGCGTACGTGGCAGCCGGAAGGATTGATGCATATTTTGAACGCAGTTTAAAACCATGGGATTATGCAGCCGGAATGCTGCTTGTGGAAGAAGCGGGTGGAAAAGTTACTGATTATAAAGGAAATCCCGTGGATATAACAGGAAATTCTGATATTGTAGCAAGCAGTCAGACGATTGGGAAAATCCTGGTACGGAAATATTTATAA
- a CDS encoding Rpn family recombination-promoting nuclease/putative transposase, producing the protein MGTADIVTKEYMRENTVFADAFNYLIYNGKKVIDPAKLTEIDSTEIALPFGNAEKVKAEKKRKEQEAEWSSVKNESVRKKNTSRVGVKMDAVQKYRDVFKSVVIKQDEKTSYVLLGIENQTDVHYAMPVRNAIYDALQYGRQVADIAADHRRNKKDFPGKSNGEYLSGFFKEDHIRPVITLVIHFGAEEWDGPLSLHEMMATRDMEILSFVENYRIHLIDPAKLTEEELNKFSTSLKEVMGYIKYSKDKEKLMKFLRKDTHKTIEMNAARVIKTITNTPIEVSEEMEEIEMCKAIEDLILEGEAKGEAKGMIEICLEMNFSKEDILRKLQDKLNISMQQASEYFEIYGRKTE; encoded by the coding sequence ATGGGAACAGCGGATATAGTAACAAAAGAGTATATGAGGGAAAATACCGTATTTGCAGATGCATTTAATTATCTGATCTACAATGGGAAAAAGGTCATTGATCCTGCAAAACTGACGGAAATTGATTCAACAGAGATAGCACTGCCGTTTGGAAATGCAGAAAAAGTCAAAGCAGAGAAAAAAAGAAAAGAGCAGGAAGCAGAATGGAGCTCTGTGAAAAATGAATCGGTAAGAAAGAAAAATACCAGTAGAGTGGGTGTGAAAATGGATGCCGTACAAAAATACCGTGATGTTTTCAAATCTGTGGTAATCAAACAGGATGAAAAAACGTCTTACGTTCTTTTGGGCATCGAAAACCAGACGGACGTGCATTATGCAATGCCGGTCAGAAATGCTATTTATGATGCACTGCAATATGGCAGACAGGTGGCGGATATAGCGGCAGATCACCGTCGGAACAAAAAGGATTTTCCAGGAAAAAGTAATGGCGAATATCTCTCCGGATTTTTTAAAGAAGATCATATCAGACCAGTCATTACCCTTGTGATTCATTTTGGAGCGGAGGAATGGGACGGACCGTTGTCATTGCATGAAATGATGGCGACAAGGGATATGGAAATCCTGAGTTTTGTGGAAAACTATCGGATCCATCTGATCGATCCGGCAAAGTTGACGGAAGAAGAATTAAATAAGTTTTCTACAAGTTTAAAGGAAGTTATGGGGTATATCAAGTATTCAAAAGATAAGGAAAAATTGATGAAATTTTTGCGGAAAGATACCCATAAGACTATAGAAATGAATGCAGCAAGGGTGATAAAGACAATCACAAATACACCAATCGAGGTATCGGAAGAAATGGAGGAGATAGAGATGTGTAAGGCAATCGAAGATCTTATCTTAGAGGGAGAAGCAAAAGGAGAGGCAAAAGGAATGATAGAGATCTGTCTTGAAATGAACTTTTCTAAAGAAGATATTTTAAGGAAGTTACAGGATAAACTTAATATCTCAATGCAGCAGGCAAGTGAATATTTTGAGATATATGGGAGAAAAACAGAGTAG